In the Alphaproteobacteria bacterium genome, CTCATCGGCTCGGAGCTGCGCGGGTTGACCCGCGTGCGCTCCGCGAGTGGCGTCTATCCGGCGGTCACGCGGCTCACCGAGCTCGCGACGGACGTGAAGGCGATCCTCGGGTCGGGCACGATCGTGACCTATGGGGCGGACTGGACCGAGTACGGCGCGCATGTCGTCGATCCGGGCGCGAACGAGGTGCGTTTTCCGCTCGACGCGCTGTGGGCTTCGTCCTCGATCGATGTTGTCGGTATCGACTACTACGCGCCGCTTTCCGACTGGCGTGACGGCGCCGGGCATCTCGACCGGCAAACGGCGGAGTCGATCTATGACCTCGATTATCTCGCCGGCAATCTGCGCGGCGGCGATGCCTATGACTGGTACTACGCGAACGACGCCGCGCGCGGCGCGCAAACGCGCACACCGATCACCGACGGGCTGGGCAAGCCGTGGGTGTTTCGCGTCAAGGATATCTGGAGCTGGTGGAGCAACGCGCACTACGAGCGCGTCGGCGGCGCCGAGCTTGGCTCGCCCACCGGCTGGGTGCCGCAGGGCAAGCCGATCTGGCTTGCCGAGATCGGATGCCCGGCGGTCGACAAAGGCGCGAACCAGCCGAGCGTGTTTCCCGATCCGAAGTCTTCCGAGTCGGGCCTGCCGTATTTCTCGAACGGCACGCGCGACGACCTGGTCCAGCGCCGCATGCTGGAGGCTGCGCTGCAGACCTTCGATCCGGCGTGGGGCGCGACGCTCACCGGCAATCCTGTCTCGTCCGTCTATGGCGGCCGCATGCTCGAGCCGTCCGCGATCCATCTGTGGACCTGGGACGCGCGGCCCTATCCGTATTTCCCTGCCGCGACCGACGTGTGGAGCGACGGCCCGAACTGGGAGGCCGGGCACTGGCTGACCGGCCGGCTCGGCGGCGCGCCGCTCGACGCGCTGGTCGGCAAGATCCTCGATGATGCAGGTGTCGGCGATTACGATGTTGCGACACTCGGCGAAGGGCCGGACGGCTACGTCATCGACCGCCCGATGTCGCCGCGCGCCGCGATCGAGCCGCTCACGCTCGCCTATGCGTTCGACGCGAGCGAGCAGGGAAGCGTCATCCGCTTCCGCCCGCGCGGTGGCGTGCCGGTTGCCGCGCTCACCGAGGATGATCTGGTCCTGCCGGACGATGCCGCGCCGGTGCGGCTCACCCGTGCGCAGGAAACCGAGCTGCCGCGCGAGATCTCCATCGGCTACACGGATTCCGAAACCGATTATCGCCGCGCCGCCGTCACATCGCGCCGGCTGGTCGGCGGTGCCGCGCGCGCGTCGCACGCCGATCTTGCGGTCGTCACCAATGATGCCGCGATGGAGCGGCGCGCCGACATCTGGCTGCAGGATGTATGGACGGGCCGCGAGCGCGCGGAATTTGCGCTGCCGCTGAGCGCACTGGCGCTGACGCCCGGCGATGTCGTCACGCTCGATTCCGGCGAACGCGAGCGCACGCTCGAACTGCGCGAGATCGTCGATACCGGGCAGCGCCGCGTGAGTGCACGCGCAATCGACGCCGATGTGTTTGCGGCGGCGGCCGAGCCGCCGCGCCGTCCGCTTCCGGTGATGCCGCCGGCGCTTGGGCCCGCGCAGGTGACGATGCTCGAATTGCCCATGCTGCCCGGTGACGACCCGCCCGTGCTGGCGCACCTCGCGGTGTTCGCCGATCCCTGGCCCGGCGCGATGACTGTCTGGCGTTCGCTCGATGACGGCGCGAGCTATCAGCCGTTCGCGACCGTGGCGGCGCCCGTCGTGATGGGCGAGACCCTGGATGACTTATCCGCCGGGCCGTCGAGCCGTTGGGACAAGGTCGCGACCGCGCGGGTGAAATTCTACGGCGGCGCGCTCGCGTCTGCTTCGGACTCGCGTGTGCTGAGCGGCGCCAATGCGGCGGCCGTGCAGCGGCCCGACGGCGCCTGGGAGATTCTGCAATTCGCGAACGCGGCCCTGGTCGGCGAGCGCACCTATCAGCTGTCGCGTTTGCTGCGTGGAGAACTTGGCAGCGAAGGCGCGATCGGTGCGCCGCTTGCCGCCGGCGCGCCGTTCGTGCTGCTCGACCCGAACATCGTGCCGGTCGCGCGCGGGCTCGACATGGTCGGCCGGCGCATGCGCTTCCGGGTCGTGGCGGCGAGCCGCGATCATGGCGATGCAAGCGCGGTCGAGATCGTGCTGCGGCCGGGACCGCTCGCGCTCCAGCCGCTCCCGCCGGTGCATCTCGAGGCTGCCCGCGAGACGGGCGGCGTGCGCTTCTCTTGGGCGCCGCGCAGGCGCGGGCTTGTCGGCGTGAGCTTTGCGGCGCGCGCCGATCTCGGCGAAGCGAGCGAAGCCTACGAGCTGGAGATTCTTTCCGGCTCCACGGTCGTGCGCACCGTGTCGGCGACCGCGGCCTCGACGCTCTATGCCGCAAGCGATGAAACGCTCGACTTCGGTGGCGCCCAATCGAGCTTCTCGGTGCGCCTCTATCAGATCTCCGCCGCCGTCGGCCGCGGGATTCTCGCTACTGCCACTCTCACGCCGTAGGTTCACATGAGCGCCTCCGCCAATCTCGCGCTGCCTTTCATCGAAGGCGGCGAGCTTCTCCCTGACGTCACGCTGAACGAGACACTGCGCCTGATCGACACGCTGGTGCAGCTTGCAATCGTCGACCGCGATCTCAATGTGCCGCCCGGTTCGCCGGCCGAAGGCCAGCGCTGGATCGTGAAGGCGAGTCCCAGCCCGACGGGCGCCTGGGCCGGTCACGGCAATCATGTCGCGGCCTGGCAGGACGGCGGCTGGGTGTTCTGCGTGCCGCAGGTCGGCTGGTTCGCCTACGTGATCGACGAAGGCGGGCTCGTCGCGTGGAATGGAAGCGCGTGGGTCAGCGCACTCGCGATGCTGTCGATCCTGCAGAACCTCACACTGCTCGGCGTCGGCACCACGGCGGATGCGACCAATCCGTTCAGCGCGAAGCTCAACAACGCGTTGTGGGTGGCGAAGACGGTCGCGGAAGGCGGCGATGGCGATCTGCGCTGCAAGCTGAGCAAGGAGAGCGCTGCCAAGACGCTCTCGCTGCTGTTCCAGGACAACTTCTCAGGTCGGGCCGAGATTGGGCTCACCGGCGACGACGATTTCCATTTCAAGGTCTCGGCCGACGGGTCGAGCTGGCTCGATGCGATCACGATCGATCGCACCACCGCCAAACTCACCGCCAATCAGGGATTTGCCGATGCACCGGCAACGCGCGCGCAGCTCTACGCGGCCCCGTTCGACGCGCTCGCCTTCAATGGCCTGCAGGTCAACGGCGCCATGGAGCTGAGCCAGGAGAACGGCACGTCCAGCGTGACGTTGACGGCGACCGGCTCGCTGCAGGCCCGGTATCTCGTTGACGGCGTGATGGCGGCGTTTCGCGGCACGTTCGTTGCCGCGGGTCAGCAGGTGACCGATGCGCCGGCCGGCTACCGCAACTCGCTGAAGTTCACCGTCTCGACCGCGCAGGGCTCGCTCGGCGCGAACGATGAGCTGTCGGTCCTGATCCCCATCGAAGGCACGCGCGCCGCGCGCCTCGCGCTGGGCAACGCGAACGCGGCGTCCATTTCGTTCGGGTTCTGGGTCAAGGCGCGCCGCGCCGGCGCCTACTCGGGATCGCTGCGCAACAGCGCGAAAAATCGCTCCTATCCGTTCAGTTTCACGGTCAACGCTGCCGACACATGGGAATTCAAGACGGTTACCTTTGGCGGCGATACGGGCAGCACCTGGCTGACCGACACGGGCGTTGGTCTCTACCTCAACATTTGCATCGCGGGCGGATCCTCGCGCGCGGGAGCCGCGAGCGCGTGGGCTGGCAGCGACTACAGCGGAGTGACCGGAACGACCAATGCGGTCGCGGCGACGAGCGACACGTTCCAGATCGCCGGCCTGATCGTGCTGCCGGGCATCGAACTTCCGTCCTCCGCGCGCGCGCCTTTCATCATGCGGCCGTTCGATCAGGAGCTGCTGCTGTGCCAACGGTATTGGCGCTCGGCGGGCGCCGGCGGGATGTCTGGCTCGGCCGAAAGTTCGACAACCGTTGGCGTGACTGGTTTTGTTGCGCCGACGATGCGCGCCGCGCCGTCGCTCGTGCTCATTTCGGGTGCGACGGTGAAATTCCGTGCCGGCGGCGGCATTGATGCCACAGCCAGCGGACCAGCATTGGCCAATGCGGCGACGCAGGTCGATGGATTTTGGACGCAGATCACCGGGTTTTCGGGACTGACCGTTGGAACCCCCATCACCTCGCGTGGCGATGGCAGCGATTTCCTGAGTCTAAACGCGAGGCTCTGACGGCTCGCCGGAAGCCCCACGCCGCGCGCGGCGTCGCCGCTGCAGTGATCTGGCCGT is a window encoding:
- a CDS encoding glycoside hydrolase/phage tail family protein; amino-acid sequence: MAALVLSVAGSAIGGSLFGPAGAIAGRLVGAIGGNLIDRALFGGSERNVEGPRLADLDVMASTEGAPIPRVYGRARLAGQVIWATKLEEVVSTKSDTDSGGKGSPQATTNTTVYSYFANFAVGLCEGPIGRVARIWADGKPLDLAGLNYRIYTGSETQAPDALIVAREGPANAPAYRGLAYIVFERLPLADFGNRIPQLSFEIMRPIGRLEKMVRAVTLIPGTTEFGYEAGTVIRLLGPGQFGAENRHAAHAVADVDAALDDLQGACPSLERVAIVVAWFGSDLRAQNFTLTPKVDSAIKQTFPKSWKVASLVRNVAPVVSTVDGRPAFGGTPSDESVTHLIETLRARGLKVTLYPFVMMDIPAGNGLSDPYTGTSSQPAYPWRGRITCDPAPGEPGSPDGTGAAATQVDAFFGIGDPDAWGYRRMVLHYAQLAADAGGVDAFLIGSELRGLTRVRSASGVYPAVTRLTELATDVKAILGSGTIVTYGADWTEYGAHVVDPGANEVRFPLDALWASSSIDVVGIDYYAPLSDWRDGAGHLDRQTAESIYDLDYLAGNLRGGDAYDWYYANDAARGAQTRTPITDGLGKPWVFRVKDIWSWWSNAHYERVGGAELGSPTGWVPQGKPIWLAEIGCPAVDKGANQPSVFPDPKSSESGLPYFSNGTRDDLVQRRMLEAALQTFDPAWGATLTGNPVSSVYGGRMLEPSAIHLWTWDARPYPYFPAATDVWSDGPNWEAGHWLTGRLGGAPLDALVGKILDDAGVGDYDVATLGEGPDGYVIDRPMSPRAAIEPLTLAYAFDASEQGSVIRFRPRGGVPVAALTEDDLVLPDDAAPVRLTRAQETELPREISIGYTDSETDYRRAAVTSRRLVGGAARASHADLAVVTNDAAMERRADIWLQDVWTGRERAEFALPLSALALTPGDVVTLDSGERERTLELREIVDTGQRRVSARAIDADVFAAAAEPPRRPLPVMPPALGPAQVTMLELPMLPGDDPPVLAHLAVFADPWPGAMTVWRSLDDGASYQPFATVAAPVVMGETLDDLSAGPSSRWDKVATARVKFYGGALASASDSRVLSGANAAAVQRPDGAWEILQFANAALVGERTYQLSRLLRGELGSEGAIGAPLAAGAPFVLLDPNIVPVARGLDMVGRRMRFRVVAASRDHGDASAVEIVLRPGPLALQPLPPVHLEAARETGGVRFSWAPRRRGLVGVSFAARADLGEASEAYELEILSGSTVVRTVSATAASTLYAASDETLDFGGAQSSFSVRLYQISAAVGRGILATATLTP
- a CDS encoding DUF2793 domain-containing protein, translating into MSASANLALPFIEGGELLPDVTLNETLRLIDTLVQLAIVDRDLNVPPGSPAEGQRWIVKASPSPTGAWAGHGNHVAAWQDGGWVFCVPQVGWFAYVIDEGGLVAWNGSAWVSALAMLSILQNLTLLGVGTTADATNPFSAKLNNALWVAKTVAEGGDGDLRCKLSKESAAKTLSLLFQDNFSGRAEIGLTGDDDFHFKVSADGSSWLDAITIDRTTAKLTANQGFADAPATRAQLYAAPFDALAFNGLQVNGAMELSQENGTSSVTLTATGSLQARYLVDGVMAAFRGTFVAAGQQVTDAPAGYRNSLKFTVSTAQGSLGANDELSVLIPIEGTRAARLALGNANAASISFGFWVKARRAGAYSGSLRNSAKNRSYPFSFTVNAADTWEFKTVTFGGDTGSTWLTDTGVGLYLNICIAGGSSRAGAASAWAGSDYSGVTGTTNAVAATSDTFQIAGLIVLPGIELPSSARAPFIMRPFDQELLLCQRYWRSAGAGGMSGSAESSTTVGVTGFVAPTMRAAPSLVLISGATVKFRAGGGIDATASGPALANAATQVDGFWTQITGFSGLTVGTPITSRGDGSDFLSLNARL